One window of Medicago truncatula cultivar Jemalong A17 chromosome 2, MtrunA17r5.0-ANR, whole genome shotgun sequence genomic DNA carries:
- the LOC120578328 gene encoding uncharacterized protein: MCWDLIQSKEDWAILLRSRVLRQSTCIKHHVFSSIWSGTKNEYQVIRDNSRWIVGNGASINFWLDDWCGEPLVQSFNLQPVQVSQFPKKLCNYIQNFHWYLPAEVSQMLPNLRSFISQVLIPRQAKDDFLIWKHNLTGILTLKDAYEFKRQHFPKVHWTKTIWSKDFPPSKALLVWRLMLNKLPTDDILTTRGCSLPSMCSLCGKFSESSFHLFFECLYAVNLWCWLAATINRTLHFQAPEDMWEISNSSWNPQCKVFGSVHGSFCPPLVVITATMINIINSIWYARNQMRFKDNKNPWKTSLSNVLACTTLCGNLTTAVASSCISNFVLLKKFNVILHPPRAPKIIEVIWKPPPPNWIKCNTDGSSNNLISSCGGVFRDINSNTLLCFAEHTGMGNAFHAELCGVMRAIGLAEQYNWSNLWLECDSAIVINAIKNKTLIPWEIRNRWENCMYIISSMNFFATHIFREGNACADSLASLGLPLDHLKIWFDAPDCIKSSLARNKTGMPEYRFVTF; this comes from the exons atgtgtTGGGATTTAATTCAATCAAAGGAGGACTGGGCTATCTTGTTAAGAAGCAGGGTTTTAAGACAGTCAACATGCATCAAGCATCATGTCTTCTCTTCTATTTGGAGTGGAACTAAGAATGAATACCAGGTTATCAGAGACAATTCCAGATGGATAGTGGGAAATGGTGCAAGTATTAATTTTTGGTTAGATGACTGGTGTGGGGAACCTCTCGTTCAATCTTTCAATCTTCAACCAGTCCAAGTTTCTCAATTCCCCAAGAAGCTTTGCAATTATATTCAAAACTTCCATTGGTATCTCCCTGCAGAAGTGTCTCAGATGCTCCCTAATCTAAGAAGTTTTATCTCTCAAGTTCTTATTCCTAGACAGGCTAAAGATGACTTTCTGATTTGGAAGCACAATCTCACTGGAATACTTACTCTAAAAGATGCATATGAGTTCAAAAGACAACATTTCCCTAAGGTTCACTGGACAAAAACCATCTGGTCAAAGgatttccctccttcaaaagcCCTGCTGGTCTGGAGATTGATGTTGAACAAGCTTCCAACTGATGATATCCTCACCACTAGAGGTTGTTCCCTGCCATCCATGTGCTCTCTCTGTGGTAAATTTTCAGAATCTTCTTTTCACCTCTTTTTTGAATGTTTGTATGCTGTTAATCTTTGGTGTTGGCTGGCCGCTACCATAAATAGAACCCTCCATTTCCAAGCTCCTGAAGATATGTGGGAAATATCCAACAGCTCCTGGAATCCTCAATGTAAAGTG ttcggttcggttcatgGTTCTTTTTGCCCACCCCTAGTGGTAATCACTGCCACCAtgatcaacatcataaattcCATTTGGTATGCTAGAAACCAAATGAGGTTCAAAGATAACAAGAATCCATGGAAAACTTCTCTTTCCAATGTGTTAGCCTGCACAACTCTTTGTGGTAATCTGACTACGGCTGTGGCATCTTCCTGCATCTCTAATTTTGTCCTCTTGAAAAAGTTCAATGTCATCCTTCACCCTCCAAGGGCCCCTAAGATCATAGAGGTGATCTGGAAGCCTCCTCCTCCTAATTGGATCAAGTGCAACACTGATGGGTCCTCAAATAATCTTATATCGTCTTGTGGTGGTGTCTTTAGAGACATTAACTCCAACACTCTCCTTTGCTTCGCAGAACATACAGGTATGGGGAATGCTTTCCATGCAGAGCTTTGTGGTGTCATGAGGGCCATTGGACTAGCTGAGCAATACAATTGGTCCAACCTTTGGTTGGAATGTGATTCTGCCATTGTCATTAATGCCATCAAGAACAAAACACTAATTCCATgggagattagaaatagatgGGAGAATTGTATGTATATTATTTCTTCTATGAATTTTTTTGCTACTCATATATTTAGAGAGGGGAATGCATGTGCTGATTCTCTAGCCAGTCTAGGATTACCTCTTGATCACCTTAAGATTTGGTTTGATGCTCCTGACTGTATAAAGTCTTCCTTAGCTAGGAACAAAACTGGGATGCCAGAGTATCGTTTTGTAACTTTCTAA